One window of Streptococcus suis genomic DNA carries:
- a CDS encoding ATP-binding cassette domain-containing protein: protein MANTLLNVTAVSKTYGKQKVLDNISFDINCREICGLVGENGAGKTTLIRILAGLISSNSGEISGLESQAVSCIVESPALYPHLSAGDNLRVQMIGLGIGADKDKVKNLLRMVGLEGVDSKKKVKDFSLGMKQRLAIALAICDWPKLLILDEPINGLDPVGIKEIREILLLLKNEYRMTILVSSHILSELDLLVDKYIIMSKGKVLQIIQKDALQNLLQTKRIVRVDKEYEALEVLLSEGIEAIVTDEGIELSEIGKSTSWIIDCLRKKGIQIEEIIKFQPSFESYYLSLITREEVPHVP, encoded by the coding sequence ATGGCAAATACATTATTAAATGTTACAGCAGTATCCAAAACTTACGGAAAGCAAAAAGTTTTAGATAATATTAGTTTTGATATTAACTGTAGAGAAATTTGTGGTCTAGTGGGAGAAAATGGTGCTGGAAAGACTACTTTAATTCGAATTCTTGCAGGATTGATTTCGAGTAATTCTGGTGAAATAAGCGGTTTAGAGAGTCAAGCTGTTTCCTGTATAGTAGAATCACCTGCTCTGTATCCCCATTTATCTGCAGGCGACAATCTTCGTGTTCAAATGATAGGTTTAGGAATCGGAGCGGATAAAGACAAAGTCAAAAATCTATTACGTATGGTTGGACTTGAGGGTGTAGACTCTAAGAAAAAAGTGAAAGATTTTTCTCTTGGAATGAAGCAACGTTTAGCAATTGCACTAGCGATTTGTGATTGGCCCAAACTACTTATATTAGATGAGCCAATAAATGGTCTGGACCCTGTAGGAATTAAGGAAATTCGTGAGATTCTTCTGCTTTTGAAAAATGAGTATCGTATGACCATTCTAGTTTCAAGTCATATCTTGTCTGAATTAGACTTGCTAGTTGATAAGTATATTATCATGAGCAAAGGAAAAGTGTTGCAAATAATCCAAAAAGATGCCTTGCAAAACCTACTCCAAACCAAACGGATCGTTAGAGTGGATAAGGAGTATGAAGCGCTTGAAGTGTTACTTTCCGAGGGAATTGAGGCGATAGTGACCGACGAAGGAATAGAGCTTTCAGAAATTGGGAAATCGACCAGCTGGATTATTGATTGCTTACGGAAAAAAGGTATTCAAATTGAGGAAATCATTAAATTTCAACCGAGTTTTGAATCCTATTATCTATCTTTGATTACAAGAGAGGAGGTTCCTCATGTTCCATAA